The region CTCGCGTGCCAGTGACTCCTTCTCCGCAGAGATGTCCACCGCGATGACCTGCGACGCGCCCGCGATCCGCGCCGCCTGGAGCGCCGCGAGCCCGACCCCGCCCACCCCGAACACGGCGACGCTCTCACCGGCACGGACCCGCGCCGAGTGGTGGACGGCGCCGTAACCGGTGAGGACGGCGCAGCCGAGGAGGGCGGCGTCGGTGAGGGGGATGCCGTCCGGGACGGGGAGTACGCAGCCGGCGGCCACGACGGTCTCCTCGGCGAACGCGGCGACGTTCAGGCCGGGATGGAGGTCGCTCCCGTCGGAGGCGCGCCGCGCGTACACGTCCCCCGCGCCGGTCAGCGCGTTGGCGCACAGCCACACCTCCCCCAGCGAGCAGGCGTGGCAACTTCCGCAGGAGGGCGCCCAGTTGAGGACGACTCCGTCGCCGGGCGCGACACCCGTCACGCCCTCCCCGACGGAGACGACGGTCCCGGCACCCTCGTGGCCGAGGACGGCGGGGACGGGCACCCGCATGGTGCCGTCGGACAGCGAGAGGTCGGAGTGGCAGACCCCGGCGGCGGCCAGCCGGACGCGGACCTGGCCGGGACCGGGCGCCGGGAGGTCGATCTCGGCGATCTCCAGGGGGGCGCCCACGGCGGGAAGTACGGCAGCGCGAACCACGTAGAAGCTCCTCGGCCCAGAACTCTGGGACTGACTGGAATGGAGTGGAGTGGAGTGGAACGGGTCAGAACTGGAGGGACTTCGTCTGGAGGTACTCGGACAGGCCGTGCGCGCCCAGTTCCCGTCCGACCCCCGACTGCTTGTAACCGCCGAACGGGGCACTGGGGTTGAACCGGCCACCGTTGATGTCGACCTGCCCGGTGTCGAGCCGTCGCGCGAAGGCGACCGCCTCGGTCTCGTCACCCGCCCAGACCGCGCCCGCGAGCCCGTACACCGTGCCGTTGGCGATCCGGACGGCGTCCTCCTCGTCCTCGTACGGGATCATCGACAGCACCGGGCCGAAGATCTCCTCCTGCGCGATCGTCATCTCCGGTGTGACGTCCGCGAAGACGGTCGGCTGGACGAAGTACCCCTGCTCACGCGGGGATTCCGGGCCGCCCGCGACGAGCCGGGCGCCCTCGGCGACGCCCTTGTCGATGTATCCGCGTACCCTCGCCTGCTGCTTGGCGTTGACGACCGGGCCGATGCGGTCTCCGTACTTCGCCGCGGCGGTCGCGGCGAGTTCGACCGCCTCCTCGTACCGCGCGGCGTGCACGAGCATGCGGGTCCAGGCGCTGCACGTCTGACCGGAGTTGGACATCACGTTGGCGACGCCGACGTTGACGGCCTTGGCGAGGTCGGCGCTCGGCAGGATGACGTTGGCGGACTTGCCGCCGAGTTCGAGGGCGACCCGCTTGACGGCCGCACCGGCCGTCGCTCCGATCCGCCGCCCCACCGCCGTGGAGCCCGTGAAGGAGACCAGGTCCACGTCCGGGTGTTCGGCGAGGGCCTGGCCCGCGACCAGGCCGAGGCCGGTGACGAGGTTGAAGACGCCCGCCGGGACGGCCGCCTCCGCGACCGCCTCGGCGAACAGCTGGGCGGTGAGCGGGGTGTCCTCGGCGGGCTTCAGGACGACCGTGCAGCCCGCCGCGAGCGCGGGGGCGACTTTGGCGACGATCTGGTGCAGCGGGTAGTTCCAGGGCGTGATCGCGCCGACCACACCGATCGGCTCCTGGTAGACGGTCGAGTTGCCGACCTTCTCCTCGAAGGCGTAGGTGGCCGCCAGTTCGGCGTACGAGCCCGCGACCAGGATCGGTACGGCCGCGTGGACCGCCTGCGAGAAGGACAGCGGGGAGCCGAGCTCCGCCGTGACCGTCTCGGCGATCTCGTCCTTGCGTGCGGTGAGGACGTCACGCAGGGCACCGAGCCGCGCGGCCCGCTCGGCGGGCGGGGTCGCGGCCCAGGCGGGGAAGGCGGCGCGGGCGGCCCGTACGGCGGTGTCGACGTCCTCGGCCGTGCCCGCCGGAACCCGGCCGAGAACCTGTTCGTCCACCGGGTTCACGACCTCGATGGTGTCCGTCCCGGCGGCGGGGCGCCAGGCACCGTCGATGTACATGCCGTCATGTGCCTTCATCGTGTTCCTCCCGGGCGGGGGCGTGCCGTCCGCCTCGCGGCGTCGTCCGACCCACAAACTAGCGGTGTTAGTTTTCAGGCGCCAGACGTCTTCCCGCGACTCACCCTGCTCACCTCACTCGTCCAGGTCCGGCAGCCGCGCCGGAGCGGGGCAGATGCGTTCGCCGTGCTGGTCGAAGACGAACAGATGGGCGAGGTCGACGAGGAGGGGCACCTGCATGCCGTGACGGAGGTCGAAGTCGGGGGTGGTGCGCACCACCAGGTCGCCGGGGAGCCGGCCCTCCGGCGGTATCTCGTCGTCGCGCGCGGGACCCACGTCGGCGGGG is a window of Streptomyces sp. NBC_00271 DNA encoding:
- a CDS encoding Zn-dependent alcohol dehydrogenase, producing the protein MVRAAVLPAVGAPLEIAEIDLPAPGPGQVRVRLAAAGVCHSDLSLSDGTMRVPVPAVLGHEGAGTVVSVGEGVTGVAPGDGVVLNWAPSCGSCHACSLGEVWLCANALTGAGDVYARRASDGSDLHPGLNVAAFAEETVVAAGCVLPVPDGIPLTDAALLGCAVLTGYGAVHHSARVRAGESVAVFGVGGVGLAALQAARIAGASQVIAVDISAEKESLAREAGATHYVVASDTTAREIRSLTGKQGVDVAVECVGRAVTIRAAWDSTRRGGRTTVVGIGGKDQHVTFNALEIFHWGRTLSGCVYGNSDPGRDLPVLAEHVRAGRLDLGMLVTERIGLDGIAGAFENMVAGKGGRALVVF
- a CDS encoding aldehyde dehydrogenase family protein, with product MKAHDGMYIDGAWRPAAGTDTIEVVNPVDEQVLGRVPAGTAEDVDTAVRAARAAFPAWAATPPAERAARLGALRDVLTARKDEIAETVTAELGSPLSFSQAVHAAVPILVAGSYAELAATYAFEEKVGNSTVYQEPIGVVGAITPWNYPLHQIVAKVAPALAAGCTVVLKPAEDTPLTAQLFAEAVAEAAVPAGVFNLVTGLGLVAGQALAEHPDVDLVSFTGSTAVGRRIGATAGAAVKRVALELGGKSANVILPSADLAKAVNVGVANVMSNSGQTCSAWTRMLVHAARYEEAVELAATAAAKYGDRIGPVVNAKQQARVRGYIDKGVAEGARLVAGGPESPREQGYFVQPTVFADVTPEMTIAQEEIFGPVLSMIPYEDEEDAVRIANGTVYGLAGAVWAGDETEAVAFARRLDTGQVDINGGRFNPSAPFGGYKQSGVGRELGAHGLSEYLQTKSLQF